The Achromobacter deleyi region GGGCATGAACATGCCGCCGGCGCCCCTGGGCTGCGATCTGCAGGAACTGGTGCAGCGGGGCCTGGCCAAGGTGATGGACCGCCACGACGTCAATGTGATGATGGCCTACCAGCTGGCGGGCGGGGGGCCGGAGGCGCGCGCCGCAGGCGCGCTGTGGTTGGCGCAGACAGTGGGCCCGATCGCCCCGGAGCTGGTGCTGGTGTGTCCCGGGGCGCAGGCCGCGCTTGCCGCGCTGATCCTCGCATTCAGCCAGCCGGGCGACGGCATCGTGGCCGAACCGCTGGTGTATCCGGGCCTCTTGACCGCCGCGCAGCACCTGGGCCGGCGGGTGGTGGCCGCCGAGGTCGACGAGGACGGCATGACGCCCGCCGGGCTGGAGCTCGCATGCCGCGACAGCGGCAGCCGCCTGGTCTACCTGAACCCCACGCTGCAGAATCCCACCACGCATACGATGAGTGCGCGGCGCAGGCGCGACCTGGTCCGCTCGGCTTCGGCTTGCGGCGCCCGCATCATCGAAGACGATCCCTACCGTCTGTTCCTGGACGACGCGCCGCCGCCGCTGGCGAGCCTGGCGCCGGCCTTGGTGTTCCACATCGCGACGCTGGCCAAGTGCCTGACGCCCGGCCTGCGCACGGCGTTCGTGCTGGGCCCGGACCAGGAAAGCCGCGACCGCTTCCTGGCCGCCATGCGCTCGTTCGCGTTGATGTCCACGCCGCTCATGGGCGCGCTGACCACGCAATGGATCGTCAGCGGCTCCGCGCAGGTGGTGCTGGATGGCGTACGCGCCGAGGCCCAGGCCCGGCAGCGGCTGGCGCGCCGGATCCTGCCCGGCCCGTTCCATTCGGAGCCGGTCGGCATCCATCTGTGGCAGGCGCTCCCCGAGCCGTGGACGGCGTCCGACCTGGCGCGCGCGGCGCGCGAAGAAGGCCTGAGCGTCACGTCTTCGGACGCGTTTCAGGTGGGAGCGGGAGCGCCCAATGCGATCCGCATTTGCTTGGGCGGGGTGAAGGATCGCCAGGAACTGGCGCAGGCGCTGGAAAGGCTGGCCGGGCTGATGCGGCGCCGGCCTTACGTGTTGAGGGATCCGATCGTCTAGGGGCTGTTCACATTCAAAGAAGCCTCCCGCAGGCCCTGGCGACGGCGCGCCGGCAGGGCCCGGCCGATCAGTCGGGCTTCCAGAATACGTAGTCGGCCCGGTATTTCACCTGTTGCCGCTGACCCTTGTTCGCGGCGGCGCATGGGGCTTGCGGCGCGCCGCCGCCTGCCCTGACGATGCGCTGGATGTAGGTGACGCCAGTCAGCACGCCGACGCCCGCGGACGGATTGGCCAGCACGAGCTGGTCGTACAGGCGGTCCGGGCCCGAATAGGCGCGCACCGTTTCCATCCCGGTCAATGTCGACCCGTCCGACGCCCGCCAGGTTTCCGGCGGGCTTTTGTACGTGCCGGTCTGGCCGGACTGGCCCGCGCCCAGCGTGGCGGCCGCGCCGGCGATGACCCAGGCGGGCGTGCCGCCGCCGGTCTGCGTCATCCGGCATTCATAGGTGATGACGCCCTCGGCTGGGGCTTGCCAGGCGATGGCGTTGCCCGCGGGCACCTGCATGATCTGCGGAATGTTGTCCTGCGCCATGGCGCCCGCCGTGGTGGCCGCCAGGCATCCTGCAAGCAGCAGGCCGGGCAGCGGCGAGCGTTTGTGCGTCGGGGTGCTTTTCATTTGAGCTCCTTCTGACATTCCATGCCGAGGTTCTTCACTTCTTCATACAGCTTGCGGCTGACCCAGACGCCTTCCTGCTGGCTCCTGGCGCGGGCCTTGAAGCGGCGTTCGGACGGCAGGCGCGCGCCCTGGCCGCTGATCGCGTCCAGCATGGCTTCCGCGCCGTTCATGTTCGCGGCCAGTTGGCCGCGGCCGAGAATGGCGGGGTCCAGCGCGATAACCAGTTCGCCGTGCAGCGGCGTGCCGCCCGCGCCCGCGTCGAAGGCCTGGGATTGCAGGCTGGTCCAGTCGCCGATCAGGGGGCCGGCCAGCAGTTCGATCATGGTCGACAGGGCCGAGCCCTTGTACGAGCCGAAGGTGAGCATGGCGCCGTCCAGCGCGGCCGCCGGGTCGGTGGTGGGCTGGCCGTCGCGGTCGATGGCCCAGCCTTCCGGGATGGACCTGCCCGTGCGCCGGTGCAGTTCGATTTCTCCGCGCGCCACCATGCTGGTGGCGAAGTCGAAGACGTAGGGGGAGTCGCCCGGGCGCGGCCAGGCAAAGGCGAACGGGTTGGTGCCGAACACGGGCCGGGTGCCGCCGGCGGGAGCGACCCAGCTATGGCTGATCGTCATGGCCATGCCGGCCAGGCCGTGGCTGGCGATGGCTTCGACCTCGGGCCACAGCGCCGAGAAGTGGAAGCAGTTGTTGATGGCCAGCACGGCCACGCCGTTGCGCCTGGCCTTTTCCGCCAGATGGGGCAGGCCTTCTTCAAACGCGAGCAGCGAGTAGGCCCGCCCGGCATCGACCTGCACGACGGCGGGCGCGGGGTGCGTCAGCGCCGGCACCGCGGCGGGATCGACCAGACCCGCCTGCATGGTCTGCACGCATGCGATCAGGCGGTACATGCCGTGAGATTGGCAGTCGTCGCGTTGCCCGGCGGTGATCGCCTTCGCGATAACGGCCGCATGCGGCGCTGAAAAACCGTTTCTGCTCAATACGTCGACGGACAGGTCGTAGACCTGGTCTATCGAGAGATTGACCATATCGTTGTTGTTCACATTGCCTCCGGTACTGCGTTGCATGGCCCGAGTTCCGCCTCAGTGTAGCTGCACGCGCCGGTTCAATTCACCTGCAGGGTGTAGGCGGCCCGGCCGCGCAGCAGGGTCAGCACCAGTGGCTGCGAGCCCGCGCCTGCCAGAAGCTCGCGCAGGTCGGCCAGTTTGCTGACGGGGCGCTGGTTCACGCCGATGACGATGTCGCCGCGCTGCAGGCGCGCGGCCACCGGGCCGCGCTCGGGAAAGGTGGCGCTGACGGCGGCGCCATCGTTGCCCTGCAAGCGCTGGGCGCGTCCGACCTCGGAGAACTCGACGCCCGTCAGGCGCGCATCCAGCGAGCCTGCATGGAAGCGTTCGTTCTGCTCGGGTTCGATGCGTAGCAGGACTTCCGATCTGGCGCCGGCCCGCAGCAAGGCCAGGCGCACCTGCCGGCCCACGGGCAGCAGGCCTTCGGCATTGCGCAGTTGCGCGCTGGTGGCCAGGGCCTTGCCGTCCATCGACAGGATCTGGTCCCGGGCTTGCACGCCGGCCTTCTGGGCCGGCGACCCGTCCGCCACGCGCGCCACCACGATGCCCGTCGAACCCGGCGCGAGGCCTAGCTGGCGCGCATTGCGCGGCGTGATGTCCAGCGTGTCCAGGCCCAGGCCGCCGCGTTGCACCTGCCCGTGCTGCAGCAGTTGCCGCATGACCTCGCCGGCAAGATTGGACGGAATGGCAAAGCCGATGCCCACATTGCCGCCCGACGGCGTGTAGATCATGGTGTTGATGCCCACCAGCTCGCCGTTCAGGTTCACCAGTGCGCCGCCGGAGTTGCCGGGGTTGATGGAGGCGTCGGTCTGGATGAAGTTCTGATAGCCGGCGGCGCGCAGGCTGGAGCGGTCCAGGGCGGACACGATGCCGGAGGAAGCGGACTGGCCCAGGCCGTAGGGATCGCCTATCGCCACGACGAAGTCGCCCACGCGCAGGTCGCTGGAATCCGACAGCGACAGCGCCTGCAGGTTCTGGGCGGGGATGCGCAGCACCGCCAGGTCGGTGTCGGGGTCGCTGCCCACGACGGTGGCGTTGAAGGCGCGTCCGTCCTGCAAGGACACGCGTATGGCCGTGGCGCCGCGCACCACGTGATGGTTGGTCAGGATATTGCCCTGGCCCGCGTCCACGATGACGCCCGATCCCACGTTCTGCCGGATCGGCTCCGGCGATTGCACGCGACCCGCGCCTGGCGCCTGGCGCGGATCGGCCTGCGAAGAGATATTGACGACTGCGGGAGTGACGCGCTCGAGCATGGGCGCAAGCGATGGCAGGGGCTGGCCGTCGACGGCCAGGGGCAGGGCGGCCAGGCCGGGCAGGGGCGCCGCGGTCAGGAACAAGGCGGCCGCTACCAGCGCCGGCGGGATGAGCCGCGCCGCCCGGGACAAGGCGCGCGTGGAGCGGCGGAGTTTTCCGGGGGGCGGCATGGCCAGATCAGGCATTTCGGTCCTTCTTGCGGCAACGCGGCAGTATCTGCCGGCGTCGCTGCAGGAATGTGACGGCGCGGCTCAGAAACCGACGGCCTGGCCGTCGCGGCGCGAATCCGACGCCGCCACATAGCCGCCCTGGGGCAGGCGGCAGATCAGTTGCGCCGAGCCGAATTCCAGGCTGTCGGCGGGCGCCACCGCCACGTTGTGGCCGCGCGCGCGCAGCGTGTCGACCACATCCGCGGGCAGGTGCGATTCCACATTGACCACCGGCCCGTTTTCCACGCGGAAGCGCGGCGCGTCGCTCATGGCCTGCGGATTCTGGCCGAACGCCGCCAGGCGCGTGACCATCTGCAGATGGCCCTGCGCCTGCATCGACCCGCCCATCACGCCGAAGGACATGACGGGCTGGCCGCCGCGCGTCACGAACGCGGGGATGATGGTGTGCATGGGCTTCTTGCGCGGGGCCACCTGGTTGGCGTGGCCGGGCTTGAGCACGAAGTTCAGGCCGCGGTTGTGCAGGCTGATGCCGGTGCCCGGCACGACGACGCCGGAGCCGAAGCCGTGGTAGTTGGACTGGATGAAGGACACCATGGTGCCGCCGGCGTCCGCCGCGGTCAGGTAGACCGTGCCGCCGGTGGCGGGCGTGCCCGCGGTGGGCACGCTGGCG contains the following coding sequences:
- a CDS encoding Ldh family oxidoreductase, which produces MQRSTGGNVNNNDMVNLSIDQVYDLSVDVLSRNGFSAPHAAVIAKAITAGQRDDCQSHGMYRLIACVQTMQAGLVDPAAVPALTHPAPAVVQVDAGRAYSLLAFEEGLPHLAEKARRNGVAVLAINNCFHFSALWPEVEAIASHGLAGMAMTISHSWVAPAGGTRPVFGTNPFAFAWPRPGDSPYVFDFATSMVARGEIELHRRTGRSIPEGWAIDRDGQPTTDPAAALDGAMLTFGSYKGSALSTMIELLAGPLIGDWTSLQSQAFDAGAGGTPLHGELVIALDPAILGRGQLAANMNGAEAMLDAISGQGARLPSERRFKARARSQQEGVWVSRKLYEEVKNLGMECQKELK
- a CDS encoding trypsin-like peptidase domain-containing protein, coding for MPDLAMPPPGKLRRSTRALSRAARLIPPALVAAALFLTAAPLPGLAALPLAVDGQPLPSLAPMLERVTPAVVNISSQADPRQAPGAGRVQSPEPIRQNVGSGVIVDAGQGNILTNHHVVRGATAIRVSLQDGRAFNATVVGSDPDTDLAVLRIPAQNLQALSLSDSSDLRVGDFVVAIGDPYGLGQSASSGIVSALDRSSLRAAGYQNFIQTDASINPGNSGGALVNLNGELVGINTMIYTPSGGNVGIGFAIPSNLAGEVMRQLLQHGQVQRGGLGLDTLDITPRNARQLGLAPGSTGIVVARVADGSPAQKAGVQARDQILSMDGKALATSAQLRNAEGLLPVGRQVRLALLRAGARSEVLLRIEPEQNERFHAGSLDARLTGVEFSEVGRAQRLQGNDGAAVSATFPERGPVAARLQRGDIVIGVNQRPVSKLADLRELLAGAGSQPLVLTLLRGRAAYTLQVN
- a CDS encoding PLP-dependent aminotransferase family protein, whose product is MHDDDMYAVWPEKLVRGAGPRYRQIADFIARAVADNRFQPGDRLPPQRGLAQRLGVDLTTVTRAYAEAGQRGLLDPRGALGTFIARPATQSAQMIDLGMNMPPAPLGCDLQELVQRGLAKVMDRHDVNVMMAYQLAGGGPEARAAGALWLAQTVGPIAPELVLVCPGAQAALAALILAFSQPGDGIVAEPLVYPGLLTAAQHLGRRVVAAEVDEDGMTPAGLELACRDSGSRLVYLNPTLQNPTTHTMSARRRRDLVRSASACGARIIEDDPYRLFLDDAPPPLASLAPALVFHIATLAKCLTPGLRTAFVLGPDQESRDRFLAAMRSFALMSTPLMGALTTQWIVSGSAQVVLDGVRAEAQARQRLARRILPGPFHSEPVGIHLWQALPEPWTASDLARAAREEGLSVTSSDAFQVGAGAPNAIRICLGGVKDRQELAQALERLAGLMRRRPYVLRDPIV
- a CDS encoding DUF3455 domain-containing protein translates to MKSTPTHKRSPLPGLLLAGCLAATTAGAMAQDNIPQIMQVPAGNAIAWQAPAEGVITYECRMTQTGGGTPAWVIAGAAATLGAGQSGQTGTYKSPPETWRASDGSTLTGMETVRAYSGPDRLYDQLVLANPSAGVGVLTGVTYIQRIVRAGGGAPQAPCAAANKGQRQQVKYRADYVFWKPD